The nucleotide sequence GCATTGCGTCCGACACTGGCAATGCCGTTGTCGCGGCCGGATTCCGACTTGTACATCTGGCTGCGGCCGATCTGCTGGCTGTTGGCGGCCAGCAGCGTGAAATAGAAGCGACCATCCTTGGCGACTTCCTTCGTGAAGCGTTTTTCCTCGGCGGCGTTCTTGCGCACGGATTCCACGCCGTTCAGGCAGCCGCGCTTGTCGGCATAGCCTTGGCTCTGGAGGATCTTTTCACCGTTGCCGGCCTTGAGCGCAAAATAGAACTTGCTGTCCTTGCCGCGGGTGATGACGAATTTTCCGGCCATGGGTGACTCCTGTTCCTTGAGGGATGTCTGACACTGCCTGATATGTCATCTTCCAGTGTAAACAGCGCCTCTCGGGGGAAACCCACGCTAGGAGTTGCGGCATTCAACGTTCGGGAGCCATCGCGGCGTCTTTCACGCTGCCGCCGCGTACATGCGATGCTATCTGGTAGGCAAGCAGGGGCGGGACATGACAGAATTGAGCTCAGGCAGATAGCGGTGGCTCACATGTCCCGCATCTCCACTGGACACTAGGTCTGCGTCTTTTCACAAGCGAAGCGCAGCCTGATCAAAACAGAAGCCACTCCCGTGCGAAGGATCACCCGGACAAGCCCCGCGCGAGGGGATGTTCTCCGTCGATCGTTCTGCACAGGAGAGTGGCCAAGCATCATTGACGAGGACACCATGCCAGAGTATCGCTCCCGTACGACCACCGCAGGTCGTAACATGGCCGGCGCCCGCGCCCTGTGGCGCGCCACCGGCATGAAAGATGGTGACTTCCAGAAGCCGATCATCGCCGTTGCCAACTCCTTCACCCAGTTCGTGCCCGGCCACGTCCACCTCAAGGACATGGGGCAGCTGGTAGCGCGCGAAATCGAGAAGGCCGGCGGTGTCGCCAAGGAATTCAACACCATCGCGGTGGACGATGGTATCGCGATGGGGCACGACGGCATGCTGTATTCGCTGCCGTCGCGTGACCTGATCGCCGACAGCGTCGAATACATGGTCAATGCCCACTGTGCGGATGCGCTGGTGTGCATCTCCAACTGCGACAAGATCACCCCCGGGATGCTGATGGCCGCCATGCGCCTCAACATCCCGGTCATCTTCGTTTCCGGCGGCCCGATGGAAGCCGGCAAGACCAAGCTGCTGGACCACGGTCTCGACCTGGTCGATGCGATGGTCATCGCGGCCGATGACAGCGTCGACGACGAGACGGTCGCCGAGATCGAGCGCAGCGCCTGCCCGACCTGTGGCAGCTGCT is from Cobetia marina and encodes:
- a CDS encoding YegP family protein, which produces MAGKFVITRGKDSKFYFALKAGNGEKILQSQGYADKRGCLNGVESVRKNAAEEKRFTKEVAKDGRFYFTLLAANSQQIGRSQMYKSESGRDNGIASVGRNAPEAAVLEQLDTA